The following nucleotide sequence is from Patagioenas fasciata isolate bPatFas1 chromosome 9, bPatFas1.hap1, whole genome shotgun sequence.
catgctgactgggcccgattgctcgtctggtgtgtgtgacctcacagtcctttcccagccatgttcctgctgttggcctatcccctgcagaggcagaagtggcctcacagtgccctccacagccattggcttcctactggactacgagttcctgagacacaagtgaccacatggcatcgtacccagccatcaccctccttgtggtccagtgtgtgagcagatcaaactgagctgctttcatcaaatgtatccaatagatttcctatcaagggtttgagtgcagaaacgttcctcagaggacctgctgtatttactctggggcattatatatctctcttgatagatttctccaaggaaaagattcatggaatcctacaataccacaggttggaagagactcctgaacatcatctctgtcccactgaccttcatggcaccccaaggttcatttgtgctcccttgggttcatctcaccatgtgcacacattggacatgcacatgatgtgtatggttacaactcatctgtacaatgaaaacatggagttttgacctagtattttatagaattgtagaatgtcctgagttcgaagaaacccacaaggatcattgaatccaactcctgtccctgcacaggacaccccacaggtcaccccgtgtgtctcaggacgttgtccagtctcttcttgaacactgtcaggttggggccgtgacacctccctgggagcctgttcagtgtccagcacctctgggtgaagaaccttttcctcatgtccaactgaccctcccctggcacatcttacttccattcccttgggttctgtcaatggtcaccacagagatcagtaccttcccttccttctccccttctgaggaagctgtagccaccatgaggtctccttttagtcttttcctcagctctgatgttgagaaaccccttggtttgctttctgaagcacaaaggagaagccatgacctccaggcaatgggaagggggatcctgtccctcacacacggctcagggctcttcctgggaccatgggatgtgggtgtgcaaggcccagggaaggacaacactgggacaacaacttccagcttccccatggggctgcaaggaggcaccgaggccccagtgccatgaggacaacatggcttctcctgggcctcagtggcagagacaactgccatggccaaggggacagagacctgggttctgtgggtcccttccagccttgccagcgccctttgccatctccaccacaggctgttctacacggtcctacccctgcccctctttccctgcaggctgcagacacccatctcgcttccccacctgctctcaccccagcatttctgcaccttcactgctgtgtctgcaccctcgctGGCTGctccttggaacacaaaccatgggctgatccagctccctctgggtgacctcttgcaccacagcactgcccttccactgacatttcttactcctcatatccaatcctcaccttccaaattgcactttgcatttttttttttttctctcttctgctttttctaactaccatggaaagctcagccgcttcagaaactgcccttcatgcaaggaacccaacccattaggcttcttgttgtcttttacctgacctcaacatgattttctaaatcccatgactgctacgggccgctcagcttctctgacagacacgaccatgttcctgctgctgtcccgtcatgttctcaggtgggatggacatgataacacatctctaaggcatctcctaccaatctcctgggtagggcctgtgggtaccttggcagaggttctttcccagccacgTCCCTGCTGCtggactgtcacctccagagacagaactgacctcactgtcccattcacagccacaggattctgattggattatgagtgtctaaaacacaactgacctcataataccacactcatccatcttcctccttagcacccaggacctcccaagactgaagcgtgttctactcagtcctatacctgcccctctttcccacaggctgcagacacccatctcgcttcctcaccttgttcaaatttgtcaaatatatttcccactaacactgtgagtgaaaagcactcctcactggaactgctgtttttatgttaacaccttctagatctcctctacagccttatttttcatatatttatttatttttattattattattctacctattccctctccagaaacctctccaaggcaaaaattctgtgaaatcacagaataactcaggtttgcagagaacccttgtctcactcatcttgtctcactcatcttgtctcactctcctgctcagggcagagtgaaccaggtgaggttgctcaaggactccatcatcctcaaaggcactgaaagttcactccgttacatcataggaggggagaataaagatgttcaacagtgttgcccaagtgctggtcactgagagatgacaccagtaactggctgcacggagcacTTTGTactactgatgatatttgggcttgacggttcagccaacttcccacccagcatccacttcttgagcaccatcagcaccactctggccagaaggagaccatggctgagccttgcaaactccctgtacacaacatgcctttctttcccctgtccatttgggttcagcagtcccttccttgtccttcacattcctggaaacggctgcaggaggacgtgtcccatccccttcccagggacggagatagattggccagcctgttattctcccagttcctacgcctgctcttcttgaagatgggtttgaggtctgtgttttctaaggacccaagaaccatctggtttctatggcacttttgacataaatatcagggttctgtcagctgtccactggtttcatgggctccttatgcacccagggatgctcagagaccgagtctgtcccttttacacacagaggcaggagtcacagtgtccttctggcttcctgttgccactcccaaaggatgggagacacctcacccctctgctgtgtcacctgctctggactcatctgagatgtcccgcatcatgaggaatggacatggggacctcagtcaaaggaagcacaacccagtgctgctttcaggtgatttcccataggttgttcctcccaatatgaagtgagctcaagacctcgtgtgttccacagaccttcacagaatggaaaggagtagttgatggtgtttgtgctcactcacgttcatgtcacctcacgtacatgatgtgcatgctctcatctcatctgtccaaagcaaacatggactgctgaaccagtcattgagtgtccatccatggagggaagaacagcctctttcggtgagagcgcagggctggaaatggtggttgtgaggggccagtccatgatgatgccctgtggctccttctgaggggtgtccagtgcacaggggcacagcgcagcccctgctctgctgctcctgcaggtctctggcaggaggcctggctgtgagaggacactgctgtgtgccagccctgcgcacacacactgttcagctgtacactggggtttgcatccatggccactttcatatgcatattctttagagaatctttggaggaagacctaaaccatcatgctctacccataggagatcaccattctacctggaaaggctgttgtgaggccacctctgtgacagcagtgcccattgcctgtccctgcctgcgctcacagcactgacacacagcaggacggggaccaagctgccagagcactcaggccttgcaccaacacaagggatgagaaggagagtgtggcagtggaaccagaacagctctggaagaacaagcgctgctgctccctggcagtgctgccaggctggactcttttcccctcctcccatgatacacaggaactgtccctgcagcttcaaaaaggccttggtgaaaggatctcatgaaaataagtcactacagggctctttaatttgtttaaatacacaaagggcacagtcagttgttataagaacagcagacagtgaatttgaaaggggatgacaacattatcacaatagaaacaccaccaacaaaaaaaatagagatgacaggctaggcctaaaattagttacattaaaactgctatgcagaaggagatgggaaatttgttgtttcacaaaataatccagtcatcagtttccacagggcatccttgagctcctggttcctcatgctgtaaatgacggggttcactgctggaggcaccaccgagtacagaacggccatcgtcaggtccagggatggggaggagatggagggggccttcaggtaggcaaacatgccagtgctgacgtacagggagaccacggccaggtgagggaggcaggtggaaaaggctttgtactgtccctgctcagaggggatcctcagcacggccctgaagatctgcacataggacaccacgatgaacacaaaacacccaaatgctactaaaagactaaccacaataagcccaagttccttgatgtaggtgttggaacatgagagcttgaggatctgggggatttcacagaagaactggcccagggcattgcccttgcacaggggcagtgaaaatgtattggccgtgtgcagcagagcatagagaaacccagtggcccaggcagctgctgccatgtggacacaagctctgctgcccaggagggtcccgtaatgcaggggtttgcagatggcaacgtagcggtcgtaggacatgacagtgagaagatacaactctgctgaaatgaaaaaggaaaacagaaagacttgggaagcacatcccatataagaaattgccctggtgtcccagggggagctggacatggacttggggagagtggtggagatgcaacccaggtcaaggagggcgaggttgagcaggaagaagtacatgggggtgtggaggtgctggtcccaggctatggtggtgatgatgaggccgttgcccaggagggcagccaggtagatgcccaggaagagccagaagtgcaagagctgcagctcctgtgtgtctgcgaatggcaggaggaggaactgggtgatggagctgctgttggacatttgctgtctgtgggcatgatgacctgtgcaaggaggaaaagacagtgatgagttagaggagacttctctctggaaaaccaacatgctatttctcacggtaaaccccctccctgatggagggacgtttcagctcattctctctttctaccagctgagaaaaacagttcatccaagtttaaaatgcagttgggcatgcagtttccatggacacagctgtaaggtaaaattcactgaattggtggcagaacaaaaactgacccacactcccaccccatacCCAGAGAataagagctccaggaacaggtggagaaacagggaaggacactgcagtgctaccagaaaataaagcaaggacagaaaggcagatgggcatgctgtggaaccttctccttacctggctgtgctgctgccacttacataatgacactgtagagcaagtacttttagcacctttttgtgttccacattccaggaacccttcacctggaggtccagctgctagaggtggagactcgtgacctggaccccatggctttggggcagaggctctgctggggaggagaggagaccaggggttgaactgagaaatgtgtctgcactgcagggaatggcaggggggtcctgaatcccctccccagcatttctggtctatcaccctgtccatgtctgtgctcctgcagctgtgtctctgtccgtgggtctgctccctgtcagtgtcacagaccccgtcccacccgctgtgtgctcagctctgtcctgctcacacctcctggcactgcccagggacagctctgtgtgtgcaggggctcaggagcagctcagacaagtcctaatgagaactagggtctcagtgtcttctccaaagagcgaaatagatccccatctcccactgcacacccagacaaccaagagtggaaaactgaaagcacagactccttcccttgcagctgttcctgtcttgatgttgtgtttcagaaggactctctgccatgtctgtgtggtgatctggagctctgagcagccctgacccacacagcaccctctccacagcagaagcacctttgggcgaacgctcatttccccagcagtttctgcgatgggatcttcctgggcaggctgagcgctgaccctggcaggtggcagagtccctgccccggcacagccctggggtgcagggaccctgctctgcaggacagccctgggcacccctgggtgctcacccggcttcacagctgttcaaaattgaggggcaagatcccccaccttacagatcccacaagctgtgcctgtgtcagttttaggagatgcctccaggagctacagctgcattgccctgcacccagagacttaccatggcaagggctgcaaagggctgctgcgtgtgcagaggagctgctcctgggcagagttgtctctctgcagcgctgccgcttgccaggagctccctctgtcccaggagcccagcccaacccagcagcacaggagcaccccaaggcgctttaatgacccctctagtgggtttggtgctgagtccatggacctcaggccctggaggaagatgatgaaacctctcaagaagtcaaactcatatctaagcttcaaagtttcttttaatgttaatgggtcccactgagggacacaactgagaaagcatccccagggtcagttacagaagaaaa
It contains:
- the LOC139828666 gene encoding olfactory receptor 14A16-like, encoding MSNSSSITQFLLLPFADTQELQLLHFWLFLGIYLAALLGNGLIITTIAWDQHLHTPMYFFLLNLALLDLGCISTTLPKSMSSSPWDTRAISYMGCASQVFLFSFFISAELYLLTVMSYDRYVAICKPLHYGTLLGSRACVHMAAAAWATGFLYALLHTANTFSLPLCKGNALGQFFCEIPQILKLSCSNTYIKELGLIVVSLLVAFGCFVFIVVSYVQIFRAVLRIPSEQGQYKAFSTCLPHLAVVSLYVSTGMFAYLKAPSISSPSLDLTMAVLYSVVPPAVNPVIYSMRNQELKDALWKLMTGLFCETTNFPSPSA